From a single Rutidosis leptorrhynchoides isolate AG116_Rl617_1_P2 chromosome 5, CSIRO_AGI_Rlap_v1, whole genome shotgun sequence genomic region:
- the LOC139846861 gene encoding histidine kinase 5-like, whose translation MEDEHVEDMEVEALSSMWPEDIDEDGKKFNVERPGPHDNMLENLPFVEEPSIVDFKRLKELTSYSEKGSSQLAYLVQNWEYKQENAVRLLREELESLSKQQHEVELKKLEIFEQHKFEEHSYAGDKRPVSVLDGVYEIFQDAPRKRSDFIVEDKRLKIDAEYDTLVYWKQQALHLGKLLEASVQREQILTEKLEESIEKLEKQSSPVEELSQILKRADNFLHFVLQNAPVVIGHQDKELRYRFIYNHFPSLREEDIIGKTDVEIFKGGGVKESQDFKREVLERGVAAKREITFETELFGAKTFLIYVEPVFSKDGEKLGVNYMGMEITDQVKKREKVAKLREEIAVQKAKETELNKTIHITEETMRAKQMLATMSHEIRSPLSGVVSMAEILSTTKLDKDQKQLLSVMLSSGDLVLQLINDILDLSKVESGVMKLEATKFRPREVIKHVLQTAAASLKKMLTLEGHVADDIPIEVIGDVLRIRQILTNLISNAIKFTHKGTVQINLYVVSDPYSEDQQEPNINTDRSSVSTQNGMLLDERTENGSHSHETVVWIRCDVKDTGIGIPETALPNLFKKYMQAGADTARKYGGTGLGLAICKQLVELMGGHLTVSSKENVGSTFTFVLPYKVSHVCDSSDDTDEFGDMNDNESTDDDISCGFFQFQPHTLGSLFTSNGHGSTHKDRFSAFPDDLYSIHSSEVARKEISVLDDDNSCLTSSSSKYNSENENTICTIKEKDNCVDVTVASHLSSDHHYFNPCEPRKDPTTSLEHAFSNGKEVPKSTTKPKILLVEDHVVNVMVAKRMMRQLNQDIDIVNNGAEAVRAVQRCAYDLILMDVCMPVMDGLQATKLIRSFEKTGNWDEATKAGVELHDSLSHNQISEEPRKRIPIVAMTANAMSESAEECYKNGMDSFITKPVTLQNLKQCLEQYVE comes from the exons ATGGAAGATGAACATGTTGAAGATATGGAGGTTGAAGCCCTATCTTCAATGTGGCCAGAAGACATTGATGAAGACGGAAAGAAATTTAACGTTGAAAGACCAGGACCACATGACAATATGTTAGAGAATTTGCCCTTTGTTGAAGAACCATCTATAGTTGACTTTAAACGACTGAAAGAGCTCACAAGTTATAGTGAAAAAGGGTCATCTCAGTTAGCTTATCTTGTACAAAACTGGGAGTATAAACAGGAAAACGCTGTTAGACTTTTACGTGAAGAGCTTGAAAGTTTAAGCAAACAGCAACATGAAGTTGAGTTAAAGAAGTTAGAAATATTTGAACAACATAAGTTTGAAGAGCACAGTTATGCAGGTGATAAACGTCCGGTTTCTGTGTTGGATGGAGTTTATGAAATATTTCAGGATGCCCCGAGAAAAAGAAGCGATTTTATTGTTGAAGATAAACGGTTAAAAATAGATGCCGAATATGATACGCTCGTATATTGGAAGCAACAAGCTTTGCATTTGGGGAAGTTATTGGAAGCTAGTGTTCAACGAGAGCAAATTCTAACAGAAAAATTGGAAGAAAGTATTGAAAAACTTGAAAAACAGTCTTCCCCTGTAGAAGAACTTTCTCAAATCTTGAAAAGAGCTGATAATTTCTTACATTTTGTTCTTCAAAATGCACCTGTTGTTATTGGACATCAG GATAAAGAGTTGCGATACCGCTTCATCTATAATCATTTTCCAAGTTTACGAGAGGAG GATATTATTGGGAAAACAGACGTGGAGATATTTAAAGGGGGAGGTGTAAAAGAATCACAAGACTTCAAAAGAGAAGTTCTTGAAAGAGGAGTAGCAGCAAAGAGAGAAATTACGTTTGAGACCGAATTATTTGGAGCCAAAACGTTCCTAATATACGTTGAACCCGTTTTCAGCAAAGATGGAGAGAAACTTGGTGTAAATTATATGGGCATGGAAATCACTGATCAG gtgaaaaagagagaaaaagtggCAAAACTTAGGGAAGAAATAGCTGTGCAGAAGGCTAAGGAGACAGAACTTAACAAAACTATTCACATTACAG AGGAAACAATGAGAGCAAAGCAAATGTTAGCAACCATGTCACATGAGATAAGATCTCCATTATCAGGAGTTGTTAGCATGGCCGAAATTCTATCAACAACAAAACTTGATAAAGATCAGAAACAATTGTTGAGTGTGATGTTGTCTTCTGGTGATTTAGTCCTTCAACTTATTAACGacatccttgacctttcgaaagtTGAATCAG GAGTTATGAAGCTGGAAGCCACAAAATTTAGGCCTAGAGAGGTAATCAAGCATGTTCTTCAAACCGCTGCTGCATCATTGAAAAAGATGCTAACTTTGGAAGGTCATGTTGCAGATGATATACCCATTGAG GTTATTGGAGACGTTCTACGAATTCGACAAATTCTTACCAATTTGATCAG CAATGCTATCAAGTTTACCCACAAAGGAACGGTTCAGATTAATCTGTATGTGGTATCAGATCCATATTCTGAAGACCAGCAAGAACCGAACATAAACACGGATCGCTCGTCAGTTTCTACACAAAATGGAATGCTGTTAGATGAACGCACAGAGAACGGATCTCATTCGCACGAAACCGTCGTGTGGATACGGTGTGACGTTAAGGATACAGGGATAGGAATACCAG AAACTGCATTACCAAATTTATTCAAGAAATACATGCAAGCTGGTGCAGATACCGCTCGTAAATATGGTGGCACAGGTTTAGGTTTAGCAATCTGCAAACAACTG GTTGAGCTGATGGGAGGACATCTTACTGTATCGAGCAAAGAAAATGTTGGGTCAACGTTTACATTTGTTCTACCATATAAAGTGTCACATGTGTGTGATAGTTCAGACGATACCGATGAATTCGGAGATATGAATGATAATGAGTCTACGGACGATGACATCAGCTGTGGCTTTTTCCAATTCCAGCCACACACTTTGGGCTCACTTTTTACATCTAATGGTCATGGGTCAACCCATAAAGATAGATTTAGTGCCTTCCCAGATGACTTGTACTCAATACATTCTAGTGAAGTTGCTCGTAAAGAGATTAGTGTTTTGGACGATGATAATTCTTGTTTAACCTCATCATCTTCAAAATATAATTCAGAGAATGAAAACACAATTTGTACTATAAAGGAGAAAGACAACTGTGTTGATGTAACGGTTGCTTCACATTTGTCGTCTGATCATCATTATTTTAATCCATGTGAGCCAAGAAAGGATCCGACTACGAGCTTGGAGCATGCTTTTAGCAACGGGAAAGAAGTTCCGAAGTCAACAACGAAACCTAAGATTCTTCTTGTCGAAGATCATGTGGTCAACGTTATGGTCGCAAAACGGATGATGAGGCAGTTGAATCAAGATATAGATATTGTGAATAATGGAGCTGAAGCTGTTCGTGCTGTTCAACGTTGTGCTTATGATCTCATTCTAATG GATGTATGCATGCCTGTAATGGATGGACTTCAAGCTACTAAACTCATTCGTTCGTTTGAGAAAACTGGTAATTGGGATGAAGCAACCAAGGCAGGTGTTGAGTTGCACGATTCGCTTTCACATAATCAGATATCGGAAGAGCCTAGAAAGCGAATTCCAATTGTTGCA ATGACAGCAAATGCAATGTCGGAAAGTGCAGAAGAGTGCTATAAGAATGGTATGGACTCGTTCATAACAAAGCCAGTTACTTTACAGAATTTAAAACAATGTCTTGAACAGTATGTCGAGTGA
- the LOC139847836 gene encoding protein KAKU4 — MVPDSQTPGDVPAARSGGKILKSRKTVARRTPYDRPIQPQPPLPQPENPNWLSGLVSPAKYVAGGATKILSSIWNPKTWVTPSSSSEDTDSDSGDEDDFGDDENDSHGQQQDNSYQKNETLHLIEQLLMLEQFSREEGNRLIEIINSRVVDYSTREGVDAGPSTIRSSANNETSDIRNQTILEAKRWVEENKVRSALKSNLDNGTYALKSVTTPQATESEAGSPVDVAKSYMKARPPWASPLNLEKSLTPSPLFKEKMPYSSVGGTSFSSAKRDYLSAGTWNIQEELRRVRTKATEDMLNSHRSIKYASSNLQDDAPIHSLANDKSTSVVGTPKSGEETVNLAADETPLSLSDVRTAQDVLPTETLPSNPIMPVLEQYEGINSDKRQTTGPSSEGNKLETEEDHRQPDENGSMAYDVDRADKNGYPLTESPNIPVINNSQCSSNTNEDMATKIDGTTENRAVTRSSRRGKGRGK, encoded by the exons ATGGTTCCCGATTCTCAAACCCCCGGCGACGTTCCGGCCGCCAGATCCGGCGGCAAAATATTGAAATCGAGAAAAACTGTCGCAAGGAGAACCCCTTACGACCGCCCAATTCAGCCTCAGCCTCCACTACCGCAACCGGAAAACCCTAATTGGCTCAGTGGACTCGTTTCGCCTGCTAAGTATGTTGCAGGTGGTGCTACTAAGATTCTATCTTCTATTTGGAACCCTAAAACTTGGGTTACACCTTCTTCATCTTCCGAAGACACTGATTCTGATTCAG GAGATGAAGATGATTTTGGAGATGATGAAAACGATTCTCATGGG CAGCAGCAAGACAATTCGTATCAAAAGAATGAAACTTTGCATTTAATTGAGCAGCTACTTATGCTTGAACAATTCTCAAG GGAAGAGGGTAATAGACTAATAGAGATCATTAATTCACGAGTTGTAGATTACTCAACGAGAGAGGGTGTGGATGCAGGACCAAGTACGATACGTAGCAGCGCTAACAATG AGACTTCTGATATCCGCAACCAAACTATCTTAGAAGCAAAAAGGTGGGTTGAAGAGAACAAAGTTAGATCTGCTTTAAAGTCAAACTTGGACAATGGAACCTATGCTCTCAAATCTGTTACGACACCACAG GCCACCGAATCGGAAGCAGGGTCACCAGTTGATGTGGCCAAGTCATATATGAAAGCTCGTCCTCCGTGGGCCTCCCCTTTAAATCTAGAGAAATCTTTAACCCCGTCACCATTATTTAAGGAAAAAATGCCCTACTCTTCTGTTGGTGGAACTTCTTTTTCATCAGCAAAG AGGGATTATCTTTCTGCTGGAACATGGAACATTCAGGAAGAACTTCGTCGGGTGCGTACGAAAGCAACCGAAGATATGTTAAACAGTCATCGATCTATTAAGTATGCATCATCTAACTTACAAGATGATGCTCCAATACATTCCTTAGCAAATGATAAATCCACAAGTGTTGTGGGAACACCAAAATCAGGAGAAGAAACTGTGAACCTGGCTGCCGATGAGACACCTCTTAGCCTCTCAG ATGTAAGGACTGCTCAAGATGTTTTGCCTACCGAAACTTTGCCATCCAATCCGATAATGCCAGTTCTTGAACAGTACGAG GGTATAAATTCGGACAAGAGGCAAACAACCGGGCCTTCTAGTGAAGGAAACAAGTTAGAAACAGAAGAAGATCATAGACAGCCCGATGAAAATGGTAGTATGGCTTATGATGTTGATCGAGCAGACAAGAATGGTTATCCGTTAACTGAATCACCAAATATACCCGTCATCAACAATTCTCAGTGCAGTTCTAACACCAATGAAGACATGGCTACAAAGATAGACGGGACAACTGAAAACCGAGCAGTGACCAGATCTAGTCGAAGAGGGAAAGGAAGAGGCAAGTGA